A region of the Pseudodesulfovibrio sp. JC047 genome:
TTGCATCTGTGGGGTCATCCTTTCCATCTGATTCAAGATATTTTTTAATACCACCTGCGACACCTCTCAAATGAGCACCAGCAAGCAAACCAGACGCTGTTATTTCGATTCCTCCTACCTCTTTACCTATATACTGATCAAGTTTTCGATGTTCGATATCACGCCATTGAGAACGCTTGTATTCATCGAAGGAATTTTCCTGGGCTTCCGGGGAGTTCAAGAAGTCCTCTTTAGAGTTCACACCGTTCTTCCCTGTCCAATTACCATCCTTATCTTTGTAGCCAGCATCAATAAGTGCGAGCTTGCCCATTTGGTATTTACCCAAGTAGCCAAGCTGGTTGACTGACTTATAGTCATTTGATGATTCACGAGCACCCAAATCATTCAAGAATGTATTATACTCATTATCCTGGCCCTCTGATTCCTCTGGCTCTTCCTTGTTGTCAGCTTCCTGTATTTTTTGCGGCACTGCGTTCTCTTCATCCTGCCCGGTTTCGACGTCAGCCTCATTCTTATTCAGTTCCTTTTGGTTATTGGGAATGCCCTCAGCCTCCTCCTCACCACCAGCATCGCTATCAGTACCGATATCGTTCTCAGCCAACATTTCGGCATTTTCTATCTTGAAGTCCGACTTGACGCCCGGCACATCGTCATTTTCAGACACTCGTATTTTTTCTCGATCAACGCCAGCATACCCCAGGTACTTGTCGTACATAACGTCTGCATCCTTCTCATCGAACTTGGCCTCGGACAGCACGTATTTATTGATGAGATTGAAAGCGGCATCATCATGACTTTGGATATCCTTTTCGTCTTTGGCACCAAGCGCGCCTTGAGCGAGTCGCTGTAAACCCTTATCGAGCACGCTACGAGAGTGCTCGTTGAACTTGTCCAAAATAAACTGATGCCCCTGCTGCAAGAACTCCTTTTTGATCTTGGGGAGAGTTTCAGACAATGCTCCATGCCGCTTTCCTCCCTTGGGAAGATCGGACAGAATGTCATGCTCATAGTCGTCGAATTGCTTTTTGAGAATGTTCGCATCGGTGGACGGCCTATTGCCAGTGACATTCTTCTGCCAATCGGTCAGTCCTTTTCCAAAGAAGTCATGTGCTTCGTTTTCCTTCTCGACTATGGAATTGAGTCGATCCAAATCATGATAGGCATCACGCTTCTGTTGATTCGATTGCTGTCGTTGGTTTTGACTTTTGATACCAATACCCAATTCCAAAACCGCGTTCCGCTGACGGGGTGTTGCGGTGTCGAGCATTTGCTTCTGCTCATTGGGGGCCATGGTAAGCAATGATTTTCCAAAATCAAACATGCTTCAGTTCCTTCGCTTAAAATGTTGATTGTTCAAAGATCAAACATCGTAACCCCGGTTTTCTGCTCAGGACATAAATGGGCATGAATGGGTATTAAAAAGACGAAAAAAGCATAACTTGGTCGCTTGACAAGGTTTTCAAAAGTGCCGCCTCAAAGGCCTGGCAGGCTGGACCATCTCATTCCAACCCCGTAGCACCCACCGTGCCAAACAAGAAAACGGGCCACCAAAGTTTCTCAACTTAAGTGGCCCGTTTTCTCAACTTACGTGTCAGCTTACACGGAGCACTATAAAAAACCAAAAAAATCGGGAGAGGACACATAGCGGACACAGAGCCGTTTTCCAGCCCCAAGCCAAAGGAAAAGGACTTCAAGCAATCACTTGAAGTCCTTACACTTTCTATGGTGGAGCTGGAGGGAATCGAACCCACGACCTCTTGAATGCCATTCAAGCGCTCTCCCAACTGAGCTACAGCCCCACGCTGTTGGGTGGAGGGATAACTAGCCAAGACACTAGGCAATGTCAATAAAAAATTGCGGTGTACAAAAAGTGCTGTGCATTGATTCGTGGATCGTCTTACAGTAAGAAAGCACTTGATCGAATTGAGATGGAGAATGAATGGCACACGTTCTGAAACGGTTATGTATCAAATTACTCTGGGTTGGCGTGGTGTTTCTCGGCATCACGGTCATCAGCTTTTGGGTGATTCATCTGGCTCCAGGTTCCCCGACGGACCTCCAAACAACGTTGAATCCCGATGCCGGTATCGAAGCGCGTGCCCAGCTCGAAAAACTCTATGGACTCGACCAGCCACTTCATATCCAATACGCCAACTGGCTCAAACGGCTCGTTCAACTCGACTTCGGCCAATCCATGTCCGGCGACCATCGGCCTGTCTGGGACAAGATCAAAGAACGACTGCCGTTAACCTTTGGCATGAATGTCGCCTCCATGATCTTGACCCTGCTCATTGCGGTCCCCATTGGGGTGACGGCCGCGTGGTGGCGTGGTGGCATTTTTGATAAATTCTCGACCGTGGTCGTGTTCATCGGCTTTGCCATGCCCGGCTTCTGGCTCGCCCTGCTGCTCATGCTCTGGCTCGGTATTGCCTGGCCCATTCTTCCCATCTCAGGACTCACGTCCCTGGGCTACGACACCATGTCGCCCATGGGAAAGGTATGGGATATTACCAAACACCTCATCCTGCCGATTTTCATCTACACATCCGGTTCATGGGCAGGCATGTCCCGCTTCATGCGCTCCTCCATGCTCGAAGTCCTGCGCCAGGACTACATCATGACCGCACGGGCCAAAGGACTGTCCAACCGGGTCGTTCTCTTCAAGCACGCCCTACGAAATGCGCTCATGCCGGTCATCACCATTCTCGGACTCTCTGTTCCGGCCCTGATCGGCGGCTCCGTCATTATTGAATCGATCTTCGCCCTCCCCGGGCTGGGACAACTCTTTTATCAAGCCGTCATGGCCCGAGACTATCCGCTCATCATGGGTTCTCTGGTCCTCGGTGCCATTCTGACACTGATCGGCAATTTACTGGCAGATGTGGGATATGGCCTGGCTGACCCCCGAATCCGTGTGGGACAAGGGGGCAAACGATGAAACGCAAACCACTCAAACGAATTTCTCCGTGGGCGCGTCACGCACTGCTCATTATCGGTGGACTCTTTGTCGGACTGATGTCGATGGCGGCTGTTTTCGCTCCCATACTCGCCCCGTTTGACCCGAATTTCATCAATGTTGACGCACTGCTTCTCCCGCCATCCACAACGCACCTCATGGGCACTGATGCTCTGGGGCGAGATGTCTTTTCCCGCATTCTCTTCGGGGGACGGGTCTCGTTGTGGGTGGGATTCGTGGCCGTGGGCATCGCCACATCCATCGGATTGGTCCTCGGCCTGGTTGCCGGGTATTTCGGACGTTTTGTCGATGAAATCATCATGCGCGCCGTGGATGTCATGCTCTGTTTCCCTTCGTTCTTTCTCATTCTGGCTGTCATCGCCTTTCTGGAACCGAGCCTGACCAACATCATGATTGTGATCGGGCTGACTGGCTGGATGGGGGTAGCCAGACTGGTCCGCGCTGAAACCTTGACCATCCGGGAACGGGACTACGTCTTGGCCGCTCGTGCCGCCGGAGCCGGATCATTTCGCATCATATTCAAACATATCATGCCCAATGCCATTGGTCCGGTCCTTGTCTCCGCCACCCTTGGCGTGGCCGGAGCCATTCTCACAGAATCATCCCTATCTTTCCTCGGGCTTGGAGTCCAACCACCAGACGCCTCCTGGGGGAATATGCTCATGGAAGGCAAGGAAGTGCTTGGCATCGCGTGGTGGTTGTCCGTTTTCCCCGGACTGGCCATCCTGTTCACCGTGCTGGGATACAACCTGCTTGGAGAATCCCTGCGAGACCTGCTTGATCCACGATTGAAGCACTAATCCGACGAGCGGTACCTAAAGGCCCTCTGCAATACCTTCGTGCACGTCGAGTCTTTCCAAAAGTATCTTCCATCATTTTCCAACAAAAAACGGTTCATGACGTTCCTCTTTTCCGCAGCGGCCCACTGGTGTATACAAAACATTGTTCCCTTGAATATTTAAACGAGTTGCCCCAAAATATACCGACACGGGCGGCTCGAAACGCGTTGATTGAACATATAAAATGGCCGCTTTCCATTCTTCATTCCCTCTGCGGACCCGCGAAAACATCCGGGGCAGACAAAAAAACGAAAGGCCAGAGGCACTCATGCTTGAACTGTTACGGATCAAAAACCTTGCCCTCATCGAAGACGTTGAACTGGAATTTTCTCCGGGGCTGAACACGCTCACGGGTGAGACTGGTGCGGGTAAATCGTTTATCATGCGCGCCGTGGATTTCCTGCTGGGTGAACGTATGGACAGGAAACTGGTCCGCCCTGGCCGGGAAAAAGCCTCTGTGGAAGCACTGTTCATCCTGCCCGAGGGAGAAACCGTCATCCGACGCGAGCTGTCCACCGAAACCGGACGCAGCCGTGTCTATATCAATGACAGACTGTCTTCTCAGCCAACAATCCGGGACATGCGGTCCAGACTCATCATCCACACCAGCCAACATGGACAGCAAAAACTGCTCTCTCCGGCATTTCAATCGGAAATTCTCGATTCCTTCATTCCCGATCAATCCCTTCTCACCCAACGCAACGACACCCTGGCCGTGCTGCACGACGTGCTGGAACGCAAACGGCAGCTTACCGAAAAATTTGATGATCTGGAAAAACAGCGGGACTTCCTTGAATATCAGAAAAAGGAAATCGACGCCGTTGATCCCCAGCCAGGAGAAGAAGACGATCTCGAAGCACGCAAAAAGATTCTCAAAGAACAGGAACAGGCAGGAGAATGCCTGCAAAATGCACTGGACGTGCTGCACGGTGACGTCGGACTGCTCGATACCATGACACTCC
Encoded here:
- a CDS encoding ABC transporter permease, translated to MAHVLKRLCIKLLWVGVVFLGITVISFWVIHLAPGSPTDLQTTLNPDAGIEARAQLEKLYGLDQPLHIQYANWLKRLVQLDFGQSMSGDHRPVWDKIKERLPLTFGMNVASMILTLLIAVPIGVTAAWWRGGIFDKFSTVVVFIGFAMPGFWLALLLMLWLGIAWPILPISGLTSLGYDTMSPMGKVWDITKHLILPIFIYTSGSWAGMSRFMRSSMLEVLRQDYIMTARAKGLSNRVVLFKHALRNALMPVITILGLSVPALIGGSVIIESIFALPGLGQLFYQAVMARDYPLIMGSLVLGAILTLIGNLLADVGYGLADPRIRVGQGGKR
- a CDS encoding ABC transporter permease; its protein translation is MKRKPLKRISPWARHALLIIGGLFVGLMSMAAVFAPILAPFDPNFINVDALLLPPSTTHLMGTDALGRDVFSRILFGGRVSLWVGFVAVGIATSIGLVLGLVAGYFGRFVDEIIMRAVDVMLCFPSFFLILAVIAFLEPSLTNIMIVIGLTGWMGVARLVRAETLTIRERDYVLAARAAGAGSFRIIFKHIMPNAIGPVLVSATLGVAGAILTESSLSFLGLGVQPPDASWGNMLMEGKEVLGIAWWLSVFPGLAILFTVLGYNLLGESLRDLLDPRLKH